A DNA window from Ctenopharyngodon idella isolate HZGC_01 chromosome 10, HZGC01, whole genome shotgun sequence contains the following coding sequences:
- the tiprl gene encoding TIP41-like protein isoform X1, translating into MDVCVSGLVSFNQLNYKRPFNRPMSSLISHGFQSSKQDFNFGPWTVTAVKTHIMKSKDIERLAETMHMPALPEMLFGDNVLRIQHTDGFGIEFNAIDALKRVNNMQDSVKVACAQEWQESRADSEHSKDVVKRYDWTYTTDYRGTLLGEHMQIKVMPTTERIDMERLKAREQIKFFEDVLLFEDELHDHGVSMINVKIRVMPTSFFLLLRFFLRVDGVMIRINDTRLYHEAGKNHMLREFSTRESKISDLQHVPPAIYTDPNEIAQHLPLKLTECEKLEFPDRATQAESSPSPQ; encoded by the exons ATGGATGTATGCGTGTCAGGTTTGGTCTCTTTTAATCAACTGAACTACAAAAGACCATTTAACCGACC AATGTCATCGTTGATTTCACATGGATTTCAGAGCAGTAAACAGGACTTCAACTTTGGACCGTGGACAGTCACAGCTGTGAAGACTCATATCATGAAGTCTAAAGATATTGAGAG GTTGGCAGAGACGATGCATATGCCGGCTCTGCCAGAGATGCTGTTTGGTGATAATGTGTTGCGCATTCAGCACACTGATGGTTTTGGGATTGAATTCAATGCGATCGATGCTCTCAAACGTGTCAACAACATGCAAGACTCTGTGAAAGTGGCTTGTGCCCAAGAGTGGCAGGAAAGCAG GGCCGACTCGGAGCATTCGAAAGACGTGGTGAAACGCTACGATTGGACTTACACAACCGATTACAGAGGGACTTTACTTGGAGAGCACATGCAGATCAAG GTGATGCCGACCACCGAACGGATAGACATGGAGAGGCTGAAAGCGCGAGAGCAAATCAAGTTTTTCGAGGACGTGCTGCTGTTCGAGGATGAGCTGCATGATCACGGCGTGTCTATGATCAATGTGAAGATT AGAGTGATGCCCAccagtttctttcttctgctgcgGTTCTTCTTGCGAGTGGACGGAGTCATGATCAGAATAAATGACACGCGTCTTTATCACGAG GCTGGAAAAAACCACATGCTTCGAGAATTCAGCACACGTGAAAGTAAAATATCAGATCTCCAG CATGTTCCCCCAGCGATTTACACAGACCCCAATGAGATCGCACAGCATTTACCACTGAAACTCACCGAGTGTGAGAAACTGGAGTTTCCAGACAGAGCGACGCAAGCGGAATCCTCACCATCTCCACAGTGA
- the riox2 gene encoding ribosomal oxygenase 2 isoform X2 gives MPKKGRRLKKCDEEEEEEDVPVKQMKIMNSSTAPLCFDSPCDFFQSLISPVGLDEFFQQYWEQKPLVLHRSDAALASYYRSLFQLSDVKQLCARGLRYATDLNVCRCIDGKKKVLNKAGKVKFSQLKKDFEEKKATIQLHQPQRFKDELWRIQERLECFFGSLVGSNVYITPRGSQGLPPHYDDVEVLILQLEGQKHWRLYQPTVPLAREYSLEPENRIGPPTHDFILQAGDLLYFPRGTIHQADTPSDVDRSTHLTLSAYQNMSWGDFMLDVIPGCVFDCMRRERGMRSGLPRNLLTSPSIGPDVNKQLCAFLRRLADDLEWDNHELRSTAMKRDFISNRLPPYLLDQGDVDPVGKPPSIEDTVCIRFKEHLLLTVEPSQENTDEATELVVFVLHSLKNKRETHMMGASDDDDDDEEEEVISQGLRFPLTHLSALKQLLRSERVPAAQLQLTQDEDKLGLMLGLWSEGLLCICQTS, from the exons ATGCCAAAGAAAGGCAGAAGATTGAAGAAGtgtgatgaggaggaggaggaggaggatgtaCCTGTCAAGCAGATGAAGATCATGAACAGCTCCACCGCTCCGCTGTGCTTTGACTCGCCGTGTGATTTCTTCCAGAGTCTGATCAGTCCGGTCGGGCTGGACGAGTTCTTCCAGCAGTACTGGGAGCAGAAGCCTCTGGTCCTGCACCGGTCCGACGCGGCTCTGGCCTCTTATTACCGCTCCCTGTTTCAGCTGTCGGACGTGAAGCAGCTCTGCGCTCGCGGCCTGCGATACGCCACGGACCTCAACGTCTGCCGCTGCATCGACGGCAAGAAAAAAGTGCTGAATAAAGCAGGAAAAGTCAAGTTCAGTCAGCTGAAGAAAGACTTTGAGGAGAAGAAAGCCACCATACAGTTGCACCAGCCGCAGAGGTTTAAG GATGAGCTGTGGCGCATTCAGGAGCGGCTGGAGTGTTTCTTTGGGTCGCTGGTCGGTTCTAACGTCTACATCACGCCTCGCGGCTCTCAGGGTCTCCCACCGCACTATGACGACGTCGAG GTGCTGATCCTTCAGCTGGAGGGACAGAAACACTGGAGGCTCTACCAGCCCACCGTCCCTCTGGCCCGCGAGTACAGCCTGGAGCCCGAGAACCGCATAGGCCCCCCGACACACGACTTCATCCTGCAG GCTGGTGACTTACTGTATTTCCCCCGAGGAACGATCCACCAGGCGGACACTCCTTCAGACGTGGATCGATCCACACACCTCACGCTCAGCGCCTACCAAAACAT gtcgTGGGGCGACTTCATGCTGGACGTGATTCCCGGCTGCGTGTTTGACTGCATGAGGCGTGAGCGCGGGATGCGCAGCGGTCTGCCTCGTAATCTCCTCACG TCTCCGAGCATCGGTcctgatgttaataagcagCTGTGTGCATTTCTGCGACGTTTGGCTGATGATTTAGAGTGGGACAATCATGAGTTGCGCTCCACTGCTATGAAAAGAGACTTCATCTCAAACCGACTGCCACCGTACCTGCTGGACCAGGGCGACGTCGATCCCG TTGGGAAACCACCGTCGATAGAGGACACTGTATGTATCCGGTTTAAAGAGCATCTTCTTCTAACGGTGGAGCCCAGTCAAGAGAACACT GACGAGGCCACAGAGCTGGTTGTATTTGTGTTACATTCTTTAAAGAACAAGAGAGAAACGCACATGATGGGAGcatctgatgatgatgatgatgatgaagaagaagagGTCATCTCACAG GGTCTGCGGTTCCCTCTGACACATCTGTCTGCGCTGAAGCAGCTGCTGCGCTCTGAACGCGTCCCGGCTGCGCAGCTGCAGCTCACGCAGGATGAAGATAAACTGGGGCTGATGCTGGGACTCTGGAGCGAAGGACTGCTGTGCATCTGCCAAACATCGTAA
- the tiprl gene encoding TIP41-like protein isoform X2: METDTRMSSLISHGFQSSKQDFNFGPWTVTAVKTHIMKSKDIERLAETMHMPALPEMLFGDNVLRIQHTDGFGIEFNAIDALKRVNNMQDSVKVACAQEWQESRADSEHSKDVVKRYDWTYTTDYRGTLLGEHMQIKVMPTTERIDMERLKAREQIKFFEDVLLFEDELHDHGVSMINVKIRVMPTSFFLLLRFFLRVDGVMIRINDTRLYHEAGKNHMLREFSTRESKISDLQHVPPAIYTDPNEIAQHLPLKLTECEKLEFPDRATQAESSPSPQ; this comes from the exons ATGGAAACGGATACGAG AATGTCATCGTTGATTTCACATGGATTTCAGAGCAGTAAACAGGACTTCAACTTTGGACCGTGGACAGTCACAGCTGTGAAGACTCATATCATGAAGTCTAAAGATATTGAGAG GTTGGCAGAGACGATGCATATGCCGGCTCTGCCAGAGATGCTGTTTGGTGATAATGTGTTGCGCATTCAGCACACTGATGGTTTTGGGATTGAATTCAATGCGATCGATGCTCTCAAACGTGTCAACAACATGCAAGACTCTGTGAAAGTGGCTTGTGCCCAAGAGTGGCAGGAAAGCAG GGCCGACTCGGAGCATTCGAAAGACGTGGTGAAACGCTACGATTGGACTTACACAACCGATTACAGAGGGACTTTACTTGGAGAGCACATGCAGATCAAG GTGATGCCGACCACCGAACGGATAGACATGGAGAGGCTGAAAGCGCGAGAGCAAATCAAGTTTTTCGAGGACGTGCTGCTGTTCGAGGATGAGCTGCATGATCACGGCGTGTCTATGATCAATGTGAAGATT AGAGTGATGCCCAccagtttctttcttctgctgcgGTTCTTCTTGCGAGTGGACGGAGTCATGATCAGAATAAATGACACGCGTCTTTATCACGAG GCTGGAAAAAACCACATGCTTCGAGAATTCAGCACACGTGAAAGTAAAATATCAGATCTCCAG CATGTTCCCCCAGCGATTTACACAGACCCCAATGAGATCGCACAGCATTTACCACTGAAACTCACCGAGTGTGAGAAACTGGAGTTTCCAGACAGAGCGACGCAAGCGGAATCCTCACCATCTCCACAGTGA
- the riox2 gene encoding ribosomal oxygenase 2 isoform X1 — MPKKGRRLKKCDEEEEEEDVPVKQMKIMNSSTAPLCFDSPCDFFQSLISPVGLDEFFQQYWEQKPLVLHRSDAALASYYRSLFQLSDVKQLCARGLRYATDLNVCRCIDGKKKVLNKAGKVKFSQLKKDFEEKKATIQLHQPQRFKDELWRIQERLECFFGSLVGSNVYITPRGSQGLPPHYDDVEVCDLETSSVMSAALICTVVLILQLEGQKHWRLYQPTVPLAREYSLEPENRIGPPTHDFILQAGDLLYFPRGTIHQADTPSDVDRSTHLTLSAYQNMSWGDFMLDVIPGCVFDCMRRERGMRSGLPRNLLTSPSIGPDVNKQLCAFLRRLADDLEWDNHELRSTAMKRDFISNRLPPYLLDQGDVDPVGKPPSIEDTVCIRFKEHLLLTVEPSQENTDEATELVVFVLHSLKNKRETHMMGASDDDDDDEEEEVISQGLRFPLTHLSALKQLLRSERVPAAQLQLTQDEDKLGLMLGLWSEGLLCICQTS; from the exons ATGCCAAAGAAAGGCAGAAGATTGAAGAAGtgtgatgaggaggaggaggaggaggatgtaCCTGTCAAGCAGATGAAGATCATGAACAGCTCCACCGCTCCGCTGTGCTTTGACTCGCCGTGTGATTTCTTCCAGAGTCTGATCAGTCCGGTCGGGCTGGACGAGTTCTTCCAGCAGTACTGGGAGCAGAAGCCTCTGGTCCTGCACCGGTCCGACGCGGCTCTGGCCTCTTATTACCGCTCCCTGTTTCAGCTGTCGGACGTGAAGCAGCTCTGCGCTCGCGGCCTGCGATACGCCACGGACCTCAACGTCTGCCGCTGCATCGACGGCAAGAAAAAAGTGCTGAATAAAGCAGGAAAAGTCAAGTTCAGTCAGCTGAAGAAAGACTTTGAGGAGAAGAAAGCCACCATACAGTTGCACCAGCCGCAGAGGTTTAAG GATGAGCTGTGGCGCATTCAGGAGCGGCTGGAGTGTTTCTTTGGGTCGCTGGTCGGTTCTAACGTCTACATCACGCCTCGCGGCTCTCAGGGTCTCCCACCGCACTATGACGACGTCGAGGTCTGTGATCTGGAAACAAGTTCAGTCATGTCTGCTGCTCTCATCTGTACTGTA GTGCTGATCCTTCAGCTGGAGGGACAGAAACACTGGAGGCTCTACCAGCCCACCGTCCCTCTGGCCCGCGAGTACAGCCTGGAGCCCGAGAACCGCATAGGCCCCCCGACACACGACTTCATCCTGCAG GCTGGTGACTTACTGTATTTCCCCCGAGGAACGATCCACCAGGCGGACACTCCTTCAGACGTGGATCGATCCACACACCTCACGCTCAGCGCCTACCAAAACAT gtcgTGGGGCGACTTCATGCTGGACGTGATTCCCGGCTGCGTGTTTGACTGCATGAGGCGTGAGCGCGGGATGCGCAGCGGTCTGCCTCGTAATCTCCTCACG TCTCCGAGCATCGGTcctgatgttaataagcagCTGTGTGCATTTCTGCGACGTTTGGCTGATGATTTAGAGTGGGACAATCATGAGTTGCGCTCCACTGCTATGAAAAGAGACTTCATCTCAAACCGACTGCCACCGTACCTGCTGGACCAGGGCGACGTCGATCCCG TTGGGAAACCACCGTCGATAGAGGACACTGTATGTATCCGGTTTAAAGAGCATCTTCTTCTAACGGTGGAGCCCAGTCAAGAGAACACT GACGAGGCCACAGAGCTGGTTGTATTTGTGTTACATTCTTTAAAGAACAAGAGAGAAACGCACATGATGGGAGcatctgatgatgatgatgatgatgaagaagaagagGTCATCTCACAG GGTCTGCGGTTCCCTCTGACACATCTGTCTGCGCTGAAGCAGCTGCTGCGCTCTGAACGCGTCCCGGCTGCGCAGCTGCAGCTCACGCAGGATGAAGATAAACTGGGGCTGATGCTGGGACTCTGGAGCGAAGGACTGCTGTGCATCTGCCAAACATCGTAA
- the tiprl gene encoding TIP41-like protein isoform X3 yields the protein MSSLISHGFQSSKQDFNFGPWTVTAVKTHIMKSKDIERLAETMHMPALPEMLFGDNVLRIQHTDGFGIEFNAIDALKRVNNMQDSVKVACAQEWQESRADSEHSKDVVKRYDWTYTTDYRGTLLGEHMQIKVMPTTERIDMERLKAREQIKFFEDVLLFEDELHDHGVSMINVKIRVMPTSFFLLLRFFLRVDGVMIRINDTRLYHEAGKNHMLREFSTRESKISDLQHVPPAIYTDPNEIAQHLPLKLTECEKLEFPDRATQAESSPSPQ from the exons ATGTCATCGTTGATTTCACATGGATTTCAGAGCAGTAAACAGGACTTCAACTTTGGACCGTGGACAGTCACAGCTGTGAAGACTCATATCATGAAGTCTAAAGATATTGAGAG GTTGGCAGAGACGATGCATATGCCGGCTCTGCCAGAGATGCTGTTTGGTGATAATGTGTTGCGCATTCAGCACACTGATGGTTTTGGGATTGAATTCAATGCGATCGATGCTCTCAAACGTGTCAACAACATGCAAGACTCTGTGAAAGTGGCTTGTGCCCAAGAGTGGCAGGAAAGCAG GGCCGACTCGGAGCATTCGAAAGACGTGGTGAAACGCTACGATTGGACTTACACAACCGATTACAGAGGGACTTTACTTGGAGAGCACATGCAGATCAAG GTGATGCCGACCACCGAACGGATAGACATGGAGAGGCTGAAAGCGCGAGAGCAAATCAAGTTTTTCGAGGACGTGCTGCTGTTCGAGGATGAGCTGCATGATCACGGCGTGTCTATGATCAATGTGAAGATT AGAGTGATGCCCAccagtttctttcttctgctgcgGTTCTTCTTGCGAGTGGACGGAGTCATGATCAGAATAAATGACACGCGTCTTTATCACGAG GCTGGAAAAAACCACATGCTTCGAGAATTCAGCACACGTGAAAGTAAAATATCAGATCTCCAG CATGTTCCCCCAGCGATTTACACAGACCCCAATGAGATCGCACAGCATTTACCACTGAAACTCACCGAGTGTGAGAAACTGGAGTTTCCAGACAGAGCGACGCAAGCGGAATCCTCACCATCTCCACAGTGA